From Xiphophorus couchianus chromosome 23, X_couchianus-1.0, whole genome shotgun sequence, one genomic window encodes:
- the anxa5a gene encoding annexin A5a, whose translation MEYRGSVRPFVHFNAKHDAEFLHKAMKGIGTDEDAILMVLTARSNDQRQQIKAAYKKAYGKDLVSALKSELGGLFEALIVALMTPPVLYDATLLHKALKGAGTDDQVLIEILASRTGDEIKDISKVYKKEFGGKLEKDISSDTGGSYGRLLVILLQGSREEEVEEDKIENDAKDLYAAGEEKFGTDEEKFITILGNRSSEHLQKVFDAYKKISGSDIEDIIKGETTGNLEDLLLAVVKCVRNVPGFFAESLYQSMRRAGTDDDTLMRIMVSRSEVDMLDIRANFKKMYGQSLYTAIQEDTAGDYQKALLYLCGGKD comes from the exons ATG gaGTACAGAGGCAGCGTTAGACCTTTTGTTCATTTCAATGCAAAACATGATGCTGAATTTCTTCATAAAGCCATGAAAGGAATTG GTACAGATGAAGATGCCATTCTCATGGTTCTAACCGCCCGCAGCAATGATCAACGTCAGCAGATTAAAGCAGCTTATAAAAAAGCCTATGGGAAG GACTTAGTCAGTGCACTGAAATCGGAGCTCGGTGGGCTGTTTGAGGCCCTGATTGTGGCATTGATGACGCCGCCGGTCTTATATGATGCAACTCTGCTACACAAGGCTTTGAAG GGTGCAGGGACTGATGATCAGGTACTGATTGAGATCTTGGCCTCCAGGACTGGTGATGAGATTAAAGATATCAGCAAAGTCTACAAGAAAG AGTTTGGTGGCAAACTGGAGAAGGATATCAGCAGTGACACCGGTGGGAGCTACGGGAGACTGTTGGTGATCCTGCTGCAG GGGAGCAGGGAGGAGGAAGTGGAAGAGgataaaattgaaaatgacGCTAAG GACCTGTACGCCGCCGGTGAGGAGAAGTTTGGCACAGATGAGGAAAAATTCATCACAATTCTTGGCAACAGGAGCTCTGAGCATCTCCAGAAAG TTTTTGATGCGTACAAGAAGATCTCTGGCTCTGACATAGAGGACATCATTAAAGGCGAGACCACTGGGAACCTGGAAGACTTACTGCTCGCTGTAG TGAAATGTGTCAGAAATGTCCCTGGATTTTTTGCTGAGAGCCTCTATCAATCCATGAGG CGGGCTGGAACGGATGATGACACCCTGATGAGGATAATGGTGTCCAGGAGCGAGGTTGACATGTTGGACATCAGAGCAAACTTCAAGAAGATGTATGGACAGTCTCTTTACACTGCCATCCAG gaGGACACAGCAGGCGACTACCAGAAGGCGTTGCTGTACCTCTGTGGTGGGAAGGATTAA
- the ccna2 gene encoding cyclin-A2 → MAAANRRGSAASENHNQENMLTRLRGSLKHRAAANENLENLPPKQAANRTVLGALQNNHRSKVQNQRGVKQESSQPFFCKTEDVARSNIEKPPTRQPAFQIHVDEPDKAPTKGAEAIKLKPTVEESPLTISNAVVRLRQPLATIDIPSSMDVSFDSPMDMSVVDGDEKSVNVNEVPEYAAEIHAYLREMEVKTRPKAGYMKKQPDITNSMRAILVDWLVEVGEEYKLQNETLYLAVNYIDRFLSSMSVLRGKLQLVGTAAMLLASKFEEIYPPEVAEFVYITDDTYTKKQVLRMEHLVLKVLSFDLAAPTISQFLTQYFCHHAVTKQVESLAMYLGELSLVDSDPFLKYLPSQMAAAAYVLANNTVTGSSWPKSLVEMSGYTLEDLMPCVEDLHRIHVGAAQHAQQSVREKYKGSKYLEVSSISPPTKLMLN, encoded by the exons ATGGCAGCAGCTAACAGACGAGGAAGCGCGGCTAGCGAGAATCACAACCAGGAGAACATGTTAACACGGCTCAGAGGCTCACTCAAACACAGAGCTGCAGCCAACGAGAACCTGGAAAATCTTCCTCCGAAGCAAGCTGCCAACAGAACCGTCCTGGGAGCCCTGCAGAACAACCACAGGAGCAAAGTCCAGAACCAGCGCGGCGTAAAGCAG GAATCATCGCAGCCTTTCTTCTGCAAAACTGAAGATGTTGCAAGGAGCAACATTGAGAAGCCACCAACCAGGCAACCTGCTTTCCAGATCCACGTGGATGAGCCTGATAAAGCTCCAACCAAAGGGGCTGAGGCCATCAAGCTGAAACCCACTGTGGAAGAATCTCCCCTCACCATCAGCAATGCTGTGGTACGACTTCGCCAGCCTCTGGCCACAATCGACATCCCATCATCAATGGATGTTAGCTTTG ATTCTCCCATGGACATGTCTGTGGTTGATGGGGATGAAAAGTCAGTCAATGTGAACGAAGTTCCAGAATATGCAGCTGAAATCCACGCATACCTTAGAGAAATGGAG GTGAAAACCAGACCTAAAGCAGGGTACATGAAGAAGCAGCCAGACATCACAAACAGCATGAGAGCCATCCTAGTAGACTGGCTGGTTGAGGTCGGAGAAGAGTACAAGCTTCAGAATGAGACACTTTATCTGGCTGTTAACTACATCGATCGCTTCCTCTCCTCCATGTCTGTCCTGAGGGGCAAACTTCAGCTCGTTGGGACTGCTGCCATGCTGCTGGCTTC GAAATTTGAAGAGATCTACCCTCCTGAGGTGGCTGAGTTCGTTTATATCACAGATGACACCTACACAAAGAAGCAAGTGTTGCGAATGGAGCATCTGGTGCTTAAAGTGCTCTCCTTTGATCTGGCTGCTCCAACAATAAGCCAGTTTCTTACACAATACTTCTGCCATCATGCTGTTACCAAGCAGGTGGAAAGCCTGGCCATG TACCTTGGGGAGCTCAGCCTTGTCGACTCGGATCCCTTCTTGAAATACTTGCCATCACAGATGGCTGCTGCTGCTTACGTCCTGGCCAACAATACGGTGACTGGCAGCTCATGG CCAAAGTCTCTGGTAGAGATGAGTGGTTACACCCTGGAGGATCTTATGCCATGTGTTGAGGATCTCCACCGAATCCATGTTGGTGCTGCACAGCATGCCCAGCAGTCTGTCCGGGAAAAGTATAAGGGCTCAAA aTACCTTGAAGTCTCCAGTATCAGTCCACCAACCAAACTGATGTTGAACTGA
- the bbs7 gene encoding BBSome complex member BBS7 yields MELHLHRLDYTQVGVTSQKTMRLLPALGKKSTQKVAIADHDGVVTCFGMKKGEAVPVFKTLPGAKVARMDLGGAEGTPQEKIFVCSGSQVRGFTKKGKQFLTFEANLTESINALHVSGADLFVCASYIYNHYCDCKDQDYFLSGDKINDITCVSSEKLPHLIPVLACQDRVLRVLQGSELSYDIEVPGPPSVLELFNKDGGEEVLYGTTDGKIGLVQIGDCDAATKWEIGNEKRKGGILCIDTYDIIDDGVNDILVGRDDGTVEVYGFDSSREPTLRFEHVLTESVTSIQGGCVGKESYDEVLTATYTGWVTGLTSEPQRAETVQGDEVRLSKETQSKIEALSAELEQLQVKVLQGREQYQQSSQSSTAVSAVPVFSINDKFTLCQDDASYSLTLEVPTAIDNLLLQSDVPIDLLDVDKNSAVVSFSECDSQQPNGNFLLATYRCQANTTRLELKVRSIEGQYGTLQAYITPRLQPKTCQVRQYQIKPLSLHQRTHSIDPDRPMNQLSLVGQFSFAEIHSWVVFCLPEVPEKTPAGESVTFYFHNTFLGTQIEATYCKGEGHFKSDNISTISILRDVLSKEATKKKINLNISYDINDDSVSHTLRMIHPKLEYQLLLAKKVQLIDALKELQVHEGNADFLIPEYRSILDESANLLEEYKKQPAHLDRLYGMITDLLIDKFKFKGKNVRTKVSSMLQILDHYDLNSLLDFFSEP; encoded by the exons GTTGGTGTGACATCCCAGAAAACTATGAGGTTACTTCCAGCgttgggaaaaaaatcaacccaAAAG GTTGCCATAGCTGATCATGATGGTGTAGTTACATGCTTTGGGATGAAGAAGGGAGAAGCAGTG CCTGTGTTTAAAACGCTCCCTGGAGCAAAGGTAGCCAGAATGGACCTTGGAGGTGCAGAGGGAACTCCCCAGGAGAAGATCTTTGTCTGTTCTGGTTCTCAGGTTCGAGGATTCACTAAGAAAGGAAAACAGTTCCTCACCTTTGAGGCCAACCTCACGGAGAGCATTAATGCCTT GCATGTCTCAGGAGCTGACCTTTTTGTCTGTGCAAGTTACATCTACAACCACTACTGTGACTGCAAGGACCAAGACTACTTCCTTTCTGGAGACAAAATTAATGACATCACATGTGTATCCTCAGAAAAGCTTCCTCACCTCATCCCTGTGTTAGCTTGCCAAGATCGAGTTCTCAGAGTCTTACAG GGATCTGAACTATCTTATGATATTGAAGTTCCCGGCCCTCCATCTGTTCTGGaactttttaataaagatgGAG GAGAGGAAGTCCTTTATGGAACCACTGATGGAAAAATTGGACTGGTTCAGATTGGTGACTGTGATGCTGCAACCAAATGGGAGAttggaaatgaaaaaaggaaaggag GAATTCTTTGCATTGACACTTATGACATCATTGACGATGGTGTGAATGACATCCTGGTGGGCAGGGACGATGGGACAGTTGAAGTCTATGGTTTTGACAGTTCCAGAGAGCCTACGTTACGCTTTGAACAT GTGTTGACAGAGAGTGTGACCTCCATCCAAGGGGGCTGTGTGGGGAAAGAGTCGTATGATGAGGTCTTAACTGCCACCTATACAG GATGGGTGACTGGGCTGACCTCTGAACCCCAGAGGGCCGAGACTGTACAAGGAGACGAAGTCAGATTGAGCAAGGAGACCCAGTCTAAAATAGAAGCACTCAG TGCAGAGCTCGAGCAGCTGCAGGTTAAAGTTCTTCAGGGGCGTGAGCAATACCAACAGTCCAGTCAGTCCAGCACAGCCGTCTCTGCTGTGCCTGTTTTCAGCATCAATGACAAGTTCACGCTCTGCCAGGATGACGCCAGCTACAGTCTCACTCTGGAAGTGCCGACGGCCATCGATAACCTACTCTTGCAG agTGATGTCCCCATAGACCTGCTGGATGTAGATAAGAACTCAGCCGTTGTCAGTTTCAGTGAATGCGACTCACAG CAACCTAATGGAAACTTCCTCCTGGCCACATACAGATGTCAAGCTAATACAACCAGACTTGAGCTTAAG GTGAGATCCATTGAGGGACAGTATGGGACCCTGCAGGCTTACATTACACCCAGGCTGCAGCCTAAGACCTGCCAGGTTCGACAGTATCAGATCAAACCGCTTTCTCTGCACCAGCGGACACACAGCATAGACCCAGACAG GCCAATGAACCAACTCAGTCTGGTGGGGCAGTTCAGTTTTGCTGAAATTCATTCCTGGGTGGTTTTCTGTTTGCCAGAGGTGCCTGAAAAAACGCCTGCAGGGGAGAGTGTGACCTTCTACTTCCACAACACGTTCCTTGGCACACAGATTGAAGCCACATACTG CAAAGGGGAAGGTCACTTTAAGTCAGACAACATTTCTACCATCTCAATCCTCAGAGATGTTCTCTCTAAAGAGGcgaccaaaaagaaaataaatctaaatatttcatatg ATATAAATGACGACTCAGTCAGTCATACTCTCCGGATGATCCATCCAAAACTGGAGTACCAGTTACTGTTGGCAAAGAAAGTTCAGCTTATCGATGCTCTCAAA GAGCTCCAGGTACATGAGGGGAATGCTGATTTCCTAATACCAGAGTACCGCAGCATCTTGGACGAGTCTGCCAATCTTCTGGAGGAGTACAAGAAGCAGCCAGCACACCTTGATAGGCTCTATG GGATGATCACTGATCTTCTTATTGACAAATTCAAGTTCAAGGGCAAGAATGTGAGAACAAAAGTGTCATCAATGCTGCAGATACTTGACCATTATGACTTAAATTCACTATTAGACTTTTTCAGTGAACCATGA